A single genomic interval of Mucilaginibacter robiniae harbors:
- the fabG gene encoding 3-oxoacyl-[acyl-carrier-protein] reductase: MKLLEGKTALITGASKGIGRKIAEKFAEQGANVAFTYLSSVEKGQALEQELQSFGTQVKGYRSDASKFEEADKLINDIIADFGKLDIVVNNAGITKDGLLMRMTEEQWDEVLDVNLKSIFNVTKAASRVMMKARQGVFINMSSVVGVQGNAGQSNYAASKAGIIGFSKSVAKELGSRNIRTNVVAPGFIKTEMTEVLDPKVVEGWTQNIPLKRAGETEDVANTCVFLASDMSAYVTGQVIAVDGGML; encoded by the coding sequence ATGAAATTGTTAGAAGGAAAAACCGCGCTGATTACCGGCGCATCTAAAGGCATTGGCCGTAAGATAGCTGAAAAATTTGCAGAGCAAGGTGCTAACGTAGCTTTTACTTACCTGTCGTCTGTTGAAAAAGGACAAGCATTGGAGCAAGAACTGCAAAGCTTCGGTACGCAGGTAAAAGGTTACCGTTCGGATGCTTCAAAATTTGAAGAAGCTGATAAACTGATTAATGATATTATAGCCGATTTTGGCAAACTGGATATTGTAGTAAACAACGCCGGCATCACCAAAGATGGTTTGCTGATGCGCATGACCGAAGAGCAATGGGATGAAGTGTTGGATGTAAACCTGAAATCAATCTTTAACGTAACCAAAGCTGCTTCACGTGTCATGATGAAAGCCCGTCAAGGCGTATTCATTAATATGAGTTCGGTAGTAGGGGTGCAGGGTAATGCCGGTCAGTCTAACTATGCAGCTTCAAAAGCTGGTATCATTGGTTTTTCCAAATCAGTAGCTAAAGAGCTGGGTTCACGTAATATTCGTACCAACGTGGTAGCCCCGGGATTCATTAAAACTGAAATGACCGAAGTGTTAGACCCGAAAGTGGTTGAAGGCTGGACTCAGAACATTCCACTAAAACGTGCTGGCGAAACTGAAGATGTTGCCAATACCTGCGTTTTCCTGGCTTCCGATATGAGTGCTTATGTTACCGGTCAGGTAATTGCAGTAGATGGCGGCATGCTGTAG
- a CDS encoding VWA domain-containing protein — protein sequence MLFLFSITWGAVSGWWTPVCLLLGLLYAWLMYREPVELSKSMRYGLATLRAFAVFFIAFLPISPLVQSVTYQPQKPLVLIAQDNSSSIQTFKPAGFNAIQLVKTLASLKQQLGNDYEVREYHFNSNLSNGLTDSFTGKQTNIASVIKQLNEQFVNQNIGALVLATDGLYNQGADPQYEARNLKTSIYTIALGDPIPRRDLLIGNVNYNKTAFLGNDFVIEVLAEAYQSQGETLQISVAEDGRNVAFQNVAVNSNAYRKVIPVKVNADKKGIHRFTISIKPVKNELSVQNNTETIYIEVLDARQKVLLAYQSPHPDISVIKQTIERNKNYEVKAVQAANLNNIKLSDYGLVLLYQLPVTANTLLNDYLTKSKTPVWYIAGAQTNLAGFNTEQKAVQIASTRPDMQEVFALPVNNFSAFTLSDSTQNKIAHLPPLLAPFGNYGTSNTAATLFRQRIGNVSTDYPLLTFNEAEGRRTAVLTGEGLWRWQLAEYQTFGNHSALEELFSQSIQYLTANANRQRFRAYPARNVFDEGENVLLNAELYNDALELINTPDVNINLKNTTGKNYSFLFSREGKSYQLNANAIPVGEYSYTATTKIGKQPFTAHGQFSVRALNLENRQSTANHQLLNSLARQSGGQMLLPSQVNRLADLIRHNENIKTVVYDDKHYSDLIDVKWVFVLIVALLSTEWFLRKRASEI from the coding sequence ATGCTGTTTTTGTTTTCAATAACCTGGGGTGCTGTTTCTGGCTGGTGGACGCCAGTATGTTTGCTGCTAGGCTTACTATATGCCTGGCTCATGTACCGCGAACCGGTTGAGTTAAGCAAAAGCATGCGTTATGGTTTAGCTACTTTACGTGCATTTGCAGTCTTCTTCATTGCTTTTCTGCCCATATCTCCGTTGGTACAGTCGGTTACTTACCAGCCGCAAAAGCCTTTGGTGCTTATTGCGCAGGATAACTCTTCTTCTATCCAAACCTTTAAACCTGCAGGGTTTAATGCTATACAATTGGTAAAAACATTAGCCAGCTTAAAACAACAGTTAGGTAATGATTATGAGGTACGCGAATACCACTTTAATAGCAATTTAAGCAATGGCCTGACCGATAGTTTTACAGGTAAGCAAACCAATATAGCTTCGGTTATTAAGCAGCTGAATGAGCAGTTTGTAAACCAGAACATTGGTGCATTGGTGCTGGCTACCGATGGTTTATACAACCAGGGAGCCGACCCGCAATATGAAGCCCGCAACCTGAAAACCAGTATTTACACCATAGCTTTAGGAGATCCTATACCACGACGTGATTTGCTGATCGGTAACGTTAATTATAATAAAACAGCATTCCTGGGGAATGATTTTGTAATAGAAGTGCTGGCTGAAGCGTACCAGAGCCAAGGCGAAACCCTGCAAATCAGTGTTGCCGAAGATGGTCGAAATGTGGCATTCCAGAATGTGGCTGTCAATAGCAACGCTTACCGGAAGGTAATACCAGTTAAAGTGAATGCTGATAAAAAAGGCATACACCGTTTTACCATCAGCATCAAACCGGTTAAAAACGAGTTGTCGGTGCAGAATAATACAGAAACTATTTACATTGAAGTGCTGGATGCTAGGCAAAAAGTATTATTGGCCTACCAAAGCCCACATCCTGATATCAGCGTAATTAAACAAACCATAGAACGCAATAAGAACTACGAAGTAAAAGCCGTACAAGCGGCTAACTTGAACAATATAAAATTAAGTGATTATGGTTTAGTATTGTTGTACCAGTTGCCCGTAACTGCTAATACTTTGCTGAATGATTACCTAACCAAAAGCAAAACACCTGTATGGTATATAGCCGGTGCCCAGACTAATTTAGCTGGCTTCAACACTGAGCAGAAAGCGGTGCAGATTGCTTCAACCAGGCCCGATATGCAGGAAGTATTTGCTTTGCCGGTAAATAATTTTTCGGCTTTTACCCTTTCTGATTCAACACAAAACAAAATTGCCCATTTGCCACCCTTGTTAGCACCTTTTGGCAATTATGGTACAAGTAATACTGCGGCTACCTTATTCAGGCAGCGTATAGGCAATGTTAGTACCGATTATCCATTGCTAACGTTCAACGAAGCGGAAGGCCGCCGAACAGCTGTACTAACTGGTGAAGGGTTATGGCGTTGGCAATTGGCGGAATATCAAACTTTCGGAAATCATAGTGCTCTGGAGGAACTGTTCAGCCAAAGCATTCAATACCTAACAGCCAATGCTAATCGGCAACGTTTCAGAGCCTACCCGGCACGTAATGTGTTTGATGAAGGTGAGAATGTATTGCTGAACGCCGAATTATACAATGATGCGCTAGAGTTGATTAATACTCCTGATGTGAATATCAACCTGAAAAACACAACGGGTAAAAATTACAGTTTCCTGTTTAGTCGAGAAGGCAAAAGTTATCAGCTTAATGCCAATGCTATACCGGTTGGCGAGTATAGCTATACTGCCACTACAAAAATTGGCAAACAGCCTTTTACCGCACACGGGCAATTTTCAGTAAGAGCGTTAAACCTGGAAAACAGGCAAAGTACGGCTAACCACCAGTTATTAAACAGCCTTGCCCGGCAGTCGGGAGGGCAAATGTTGTTGCCATCGCAAGTAAACCGTTTAGCTGATTTGATACGACATAATGAGAATATTAAAACTGTGGTTTACGATGACAAACATTATAGCGACCTGATTGATGTAAAATGGGTTTTCGTGTTAATTGTAGCTTTACTGAGTACCGAATGGTTTTTGCGCAAGCGTGCCAGTGAAATTTAA